The Thermonema lapsum sequence TCCTTCCCAGATGGCGATGTGTTCGTTGGTTTCCCGCACAAACAGAATCTCACGATATTTTGCTTCTTTAGCATCTGGATAAAGCAGCAAGATGGTTTCTTCTTGGTCCACGCCCGTCAGATAAAACAAATCAGCATTTTGTTTAAAAGGCATGGTGCCATCGGCACTGGTAGGCATGATATCGTTGGAATTGAAAACAGCTATGGAATTGGGAAGCAGGCGCTCCGCCAAACGACGGCGGTTCTCTATAAACAGCCGTTTATCGATGCGTTCGTATTTCATAACAGACAAGTATTTGGTTTGTTGAAAAGGGTAAAGTACAAATTTTTTACGGGCTCTGGTAAAAATCAAGCTTGAAATGGGTCTTCAGGTGGGCTTTCTGCCCTCACCTTAATGCCATGATAAGTGTCTTGTGTTTGATAGTCTTTGCGCAGCGGATGCCCCTGCCAGTCGGCAGGCAGCAAGATACGGCGCAGGTCTGGGTGCCCTGTAAAGCGAATGCCCAAAAGGTCGTAAATTTCACGCTCGTGCCAGTCGGCTGTGCGCCATATGTCGCTGACGGTGGGCACCTGCGGCAATGGCTCGTCTTCGGCATTACGCGGCACCTCTACCTTTACCACTAAAGCATGTTCATAAGGGATGGAAAACAAATGATACAGCACTTCCATAGTGCCGACCTCTGGTCCATTGTCAATACCGGTTACACAAGCCAGATAATCGAAATACAACTGCTCGTGCTCATAAAGCAAGCGGGCAAGTGCGGGCAAGTGCACCGGTGCAACCTTCACATAAGGCTGTATTGCCTCTTCATGAACTTCTTGCAGGAAATGGTCGCCTAAAAGTTGGCGAATCAAAGCAACAATATCACGAAACTGCATAAACTTAGGGCTTTGAAGTGCTGCTGCTGTCGGCAGCGAATTTCTTTTCTCCAGCCAAGATAGCAAAATCCAGGTGGTTTTGCGCTGGCGGTATGGGGCAGCTATAGTCTGGGCTGTAGGCACAATAAGGATTGTAGGCAAAGTTAAAGTCCAGTATCAAGGTATTGCCTTTGGGTTTTTCCACGTCGAGGTAGCGCCCTCCCTCATAGGTTTCCTTTCCGTTCGATGCATCTTTGAAGGGCAGAAACCAGTAGCTGGCATTTCCTTCTTTTTCGAACAGCAGCAGCCGATATTCTTTTCCCTCATACTCGAAATAAGCATATGCAACCGAACGCAAGCGGTCGAAGGTACTGTCGGTCATTTGCACCAAAAAGTCGGCTTCGTTTTCATCAATGGGCACCCAACGAGCTTTTATACGGTATTGAGTTTTTGGGGGAAAGTAATTCAAATGGGTGAATGCTTCTCGGTTTTCTATGGGTGAGTCGTCGCGGTACTTGAAGGCTTCGTCTTTTTCACGTCGAAACTTCTCGATTTTCTGTATCATATCTTCTTCTTTGCGCTGGTCTAAAAGCGAATAGGCAAGGATGGCTGTCAAGATGAGCAAGATTCCAAAAAAGAAAACACGATTTTGCTTTTGCTTCATGGCTCAGTGTTTTGTATTTCAACTGTTAATGGAAAAACGTATTTTTGCACCAAAGCTATTGAAAAATAAGACATAAATATGAATCCACAAGCCAGCATTGCGCTTTTCAACCCTCGTTTGTTTGAAGAGCACACCATCGCACAACTGCAAAATGAGTTCAATACAGCTCAACCTTATCGCCATATAGTCATTGACAACTTCCTGCAAACGGACTTTGCAGAGAAATTATATGAGCACTTCCCCCCTACCAAAGTGCTGCGCAAGCACTACGACGGCATCAACGAACGAAAAGCTGAAGGGGCTAATTTTGAAGACTTTCATCCCGATTTCAGCCGCCTGCGCGAAGCGCTCATGTCGCCAGAGTTCTATGCATGGGTAAGCCGTGTTACCGGCATCCAAGACGTGTTCATTACCAACGACCATTTGGGCGTGGGGCTGCATGAAGGCGACAACGGCAGCTTCTTGGATGTCCATATCGACTTCAACATACACCCCGAAAAAGATGTGCATCGCCGTTTGAACCTGCTCATCTATATGAACCGCCATTGGGAACCTCACTACGGCGGTGATTTGGAACTGTGGAATGCCGAAGTAACCGAATGCGTGAAGAAAGTACCGCCGGCATTCAATCGAGCCGTTATCTTTGAAACCAGCGAAATATCCTACCACGGCTATTCACGCATACAAGTGCCAGAGGGCATGTCGCGCAAGTCGGTATATGCCTATTTTTATACTACCGAGCGCGCCGACGCCGTGCCCTACCACGACACCATATTTAAAGCCCGCCCCCAAGACAGCACCGTAAAGAAGCTGGTAACCCCTGTCAAGGAACGTCTAAAAAACAGCGTGAAGGCAGCCCTCAAAAAAGTGGGCATTGTTTTAAAGTAAGTGATAAGTCAAAAGGTGTTCTGAAAACCGAAAAACTCTATGTTTGAAAATTTAAGTGAGAAATTAGAAGGTGCCATACGCACCCTAAAAGGCTCTAACCGTATTACTGAGGTAAACGTAGCCAACACCATAAAAGAGATACGTCGCGCACTCTTAGATGCCGACGTCAACTACAAGGTAGCCAAAGATTTTACCGACAGTGTCAAAGAAAAAGCCTTAGGACAAAAGATACAGATTGCCGTAGAGCCCGGGCAAATGCTCGTTAAGATAGTATATGACGAGCTTACCCAGCTCATGGGCGGCACCAAACAAGACATCAACCTGAGCGGCAACCCGGCAATCGTGCTGATGGCAGGTTTACAAGGTTCGGGTAAAACCACTTTCTCAGCCAAGCTTGCCCATTATCTCAAAAAGCAAAACAAACGCGTTTTGTTGGTTGCCTGCGACGTTTATCGTCCGGCTGCTATAGAGCAGCTTAAAACGTTGGGGCAGCAACTCGACATTGAAGTATATAGCGAGCCGGAAAATAAAAACCCGGTGGAAATAGCCCAACATGCTGTAGAGTATGCCAAACAGAACAAATATCAGGTGGTGATTGTCGATACTGCTGGTCGCTTGGCAGTAGATGAAGAGATGATGGACGAAATCAGCCGCCTGAAAGAGACGCTGCAGCCTTCCGAAACCCTCTTTGTAGTAGATGCCATGACCGGGCAGGATGCGGTCAATACTGCCAAGGCATTCTACGACCGCATTCAGTACGACGGCGTGGTGCTCACCAAGCTCGACGGCGACGCGCGCGGTGGTGCTGCCCTTTCGATTCGTGCCGTAGTTGACCGCCCCATCAAATTCATAGGTACGGGCGAAAAAGTGGGCGACTTGGATGTGTTCCATCCCGACCGTATGGCAAGCCGCATTTTAGGCATGGGCGATGTGGTGTCGTTGGTAGAGCGAGCCCAGCAGATTTTCGACGAAAAAGAAGCCGAA is a genomic window containing:
- a CDS encoding NADH-quinone oxidoreductase subunit C codes for the protein MQFRDIVALIRQLLGDHFLQEVHEEAIQPYVKVAPVHLPALARLLYEHEQLYFDYLACVTGIDNGPEVGTMEVLYHLFSIPYEHALVVKVEVPRNAEDEPLPQVPTVSDIWRTADWHEREIYDLLGIRFTGHPDLRRILLPADWQGHPLRKDYQTQDTYHGIKVRAESPPEDPFQA
- a CDS encoding DUF1684 domain-containing protein, which gives rise to MKQKQNRVFFFGILLILTAILAYSLLDQRKEEDMIQKIEKFRREKDEAFKYRDDSPIENREAFTHLNYFPPKTQYRIKARWVPIDENEADFLVQMTDSTFDRLRSVAYAYFEYEGKEYRLLLFEKEGNASYWFLPFKDASNGKETYEGGRYLDVEKPKGNTLILDFNFAYNPYCAYSPDYSCPIPPAQNHLDFAILAGEKKFAADSSSTSKP
- a CDS encoding 2OG-Fe(II) oxygenase, encoding MNPQASIALFNPRLFEEHTIAQLQNEFNTAQPYRHIVIDNFLQTDFAEKLYEHFPPTKVLRKHYDGINERKAEGANFEDFHPDFSRLREALMSPEFYAWVSRVTGIQDVFITNDHLGVGLHEGDNGSFLDVHIDFNIHPEKDVHRRLNLLIYMNRHWEPHYGGDLELWNAEVTECVKKVPPAFNRAVIFETSEISYHGYSRIQVPEGMSRKSVYAYFYTTERADAVPYHDTIFKARPQDSTVKKLVTPVKERLKNSVKAALKKVGIVLK
- the ffh gene encoding signal recognition particle protein, with the protein product MFENLSEKLEGAIRTLKGSNRITEVNVANTIKEIRRALLDADVNYKVAKDFTDSVKEKALGQKIQIAVEPGQMLVKIVYDELTQLMGGTKQDINLSGNPAIVLMAGLQGSGKTTFSAKLAHYLKKQNKRVLLVACDVYRPAAIEQLKTLGQQLDIEVYSEPENKNPVEIAQHAVEYAKQNKYQVVIVDTAGRLAVDEEMMDEISRLKETLQPSETLFVVDAMTGQDAVNTAKAFYDRIQYDGVVLTKLDGDARGGAALSIRAVVDRPIKFIGTGEKVGDLDVFHPDRMASRILGMGDVVSLVERAQQIFDEKEAERINKKLRQNQFDFQDFYSQIQQIKKMGNVKDLLSMLPGVGKMVKDLDIDDDAFVPIEAIIQSMTPQERENPALLLTHRTAASRKQRIAKGSGRSVQEVNNLLKQFEQMQKMIKKMNQMEGSDGGRLRRMLKGNKKKKRR